From Polaribacter haliotis:
AATGGTATATATGGATGGAGCTTCACGCATATCGTCTGTTCCTGGTTTATAAGACAAACCCCATAAACCAAAAGTTAACCCTTTTAAATTTTCGCCAAACTTTGCTATAATTTTTTTAGAAATCACTAATTTCTGACTATTATTTACCTCTTCAACAGAACCTATTAATTTTGCTTCGTAACCATAATCTTCTGCTATTTTTTTTAGTGCTTTTACGTCTTTAGGAAAACAAGAACCTCCATAACCAACTCCTGGATAGATAAAACTATACCCTATTCTTTTGTCGGAACCAATTCCTAATCGTACCTTATTTGCATCAGCACCCACGTTTTCACAAATATTGGCAATTTCATTCATAAAAGAAATTTTAGTAGCCAACATTGCGTTTGCAGCATACTTCGTCATTTCTGCAGATCGTAAATCCATAGTAATAAAACGATCGTGAGTTCTAAAAAAAGGTGAATATAATTGTTTCATTTTATTAAAAATAGCTTCTGAACTTGCTCCAATAACAATACGATCTGGTTTCATAAAATCATTAATTGCATCACCTTCTTTTAAAAATTCAGGGTTCGAAACAACATCAAAATCAATTGTTACATTTCTATTATATAATTCTTTTTTTATATATGTTTTTACTTTGTCTGCTGTCCCAACAGGTACTGTCGATTTATTTACAACAATCAATTTATGTTTCATAGTTTGTCCAATTGAGCTCGCTACTTTTAAAACATATTGTAAATCTGCCGAACCATCTTCGTCCATAGGAGTTCCAACCGCTATAAAAACAATTTCTGCTTTTTTAATAACTGATGATAAATCTGTTGTAAATGAAAGGTTTCTATTTTTTATATTTTTTTTAACCATCTGAGTTAAACCTGGCTCATATATAGGAATAATTCCAT
This genomic window contains:
- a CDS encoding UDP-glucose dehydrogenase family protein, with product MEVVIIGTGYVGLVSGACFSEMGNSVTCVDIDKEKILNLKNGIIPIYEPGLTQMVKKNIKNRNLSFTTDLSSVIKKAEIVFIAVGTPMDEDGSADLQYVLKVASSIGQTMKHKLIVVNKSTVPVGTADKVKTYIKKELYNRNVTIDFDVVSNPEFLKEGDAINDFMKPDRIVIGASSEAIFNKMKQLYSPFFRTHDRFITMDLRSAEMTKYAANAMLATKISFMNEIANICENVGADANKVRLGIGSDKRIGYSFIYPGVGYGGSCFPKDVKALKKIAEDYGYEAKLIGSVEEVNNSQKLVISKKIIAKFGENLKGLTFGLWGLSYKPGTDDMREAPSIYTIKELVKRGAVVRVYDPKAAENAKDYYLKGIKNIIYCTSKYQVLKDSNALILLTEWKEFRSPDFEEIKKQLKSPIIFDGRNQYNAFYLDEMGFEYHQIGKK